CTGATGGGCATCATCGAGCGCTTGCTGGTAAATCTCAATCAATGTTTTGTAATTGCGATCAGCCGTATAGAGTTCTGTGAACTTCTGGCGAGCATTGTGCCCCATCGCAATAGTGCTTTGCTTCGATTCCCACATTGAACGCGCCTGAGTCGCCAGATCATCTGCGTCACCGGGCTTAAAGTATTCGCCCGTCTCCCCTTTGATGACAAGGCTGGTCGGCGCGCCTAATTCGGATGCGATAACGGGCTTGCCACAGGCGTATGCCTCGACAATCGAAAGGCCAAAAGGCTCGTTCCACTGGGATGGAAATACCAGTCCCAGGGATTGCTTCATCATCGTCAGCGTTTCGTTACGGCGGCGTTGGCCCATCATCATAACGTGTGTCATATTGTGTTCAGCGATGTAATCTTGCATTTCCTGCATTAAGGGACCATCCCCCAGGACCATAAGTGGAATATCCGGGAGCTGCCGCCACGCTTCTAGCATGGTGAGTACGCCTTTTTCTTCCACCAATCGCCCGACATAGAGCATATAATCGCCGCCATCCTGGCCGATACCTGGGTCTTCATCCAGGAAGTTCGGCTTGATTGAAATCCGCGAGGGATCAATGCCCCCTTCGCTGAATTTGCGGCGTGCATATTCCGTTAGGACGATGTATCGATTCACCTGCTTATGGTACGTCCGCAGGGTTCGATGAACGCCCAGCATCCCGGCGACAACCATGGACTGTGCTTTGGAGTTGCGGTAACAGCTGTGTTGAATGCCTGAGACAGGGAAGCGCATAAAGCAGTCTTCACAGACATGTCCATCCCGGTAAAACGTCCCCGGCAGGCAGTATAGCCGATAGTTATGGAGTGTCTGCACAACGGCGACATTCTCCGCCTGAGCGGCATAATAAGCTGCTGGTGATATAAGTGCCAATGTATTGTGGAAGTGAGCCACCTCTGTATGGTGTGTACGAAAAATATGGCGTAATTCGCGGTATGTACGTCGATTCCAAATAGCTGCCTGAGCCAGACTTAAACGGCTCATATTGGCAACATCATCATTATGAACACTGTAACGTATGACATTGTGTCCATGAGACTCCAGCATGGCGGCTTCTGCACGAAAAACGTAATCCTCGCCACCTGGATTTTGATAATAATTATGAGCGATGAGTATATTCATCTATCCCCCAAAGATGCTGAACGTCTCACCTTTAAACCTAAGAGACACGTCAGCTACGATAGATTATGGTACAGATCCCCTGGATGGTAGCTTAGCACAGATATAAGCATGAAAGGTGCACTCAAGGCCCTGGCAAGGCCGAATCCTTACAGTTTAATCAGTTATAGCAACCACAAAGTAGGTTTTGTTTTAGCTGCTATTATTTCCTAATGACCTAACAGTGACCTAAATTGTGTGATGTTAAATAGTGGATTGCTGAATAGCCTTAATGTAAGTTAATCTAGTTCAAGGTAGATATATTGTAATACAAATTAATAGCAAAAACCTGTGTAATTCTGTTGGTGCCTTTAAAGGCACGTCATGTACAATATTTTCTTGTCGCCTGATGAGGCGCGATATATGCATAAGCGACCTGTGTTGTATCAACCTGCTGATATAGAGCCGAATGTGAAAAAAGATGGCTGAGCTTTTTAAGTCCATCCAGGATATCAACGAACGACATTTTCACCTGTTGCATGGCATACGCATGGCGATCCTGACGATGATTCTATCGTTAGTAGGTGCCATCGCGACAGCCAAGCTTGGTTTGTTGGCTGTGCCCGTCGCCGGGGCTTTGCTCGTCACAGTCATGATTCTATTTGTGGGTTATAAGCTCTGGTGGAATCTGGTTATCTTCATCCTCTTTGGCTATATGTTCTTCAGCCGGGGGTTTGCTTCCATCGGTTTCAATCCTTTGTTTATTGGCGAAATCACACTTGCTTTGGGCGTGCTGACGCTGCTGCTCCTGCCATTTAGCAATCGCATTCGTATTGTGAGCTGGCGGCGTCTCTATCAGCCTGAAGTTATCCTCATTATCCTGATCATTGGCTGGAACTTATTCCGCACCCTCCCATACATATCTGCCTACAAATTCGATGCTTTGCGCGATGCCGTACTCTATGGGTACGCCATCTATGCCGTGCTGATCGTCTTGCTGGTGCGTAAAGAAGATATTGATGGGTTTATCCGTTGGTTTGGCCTCTTAATCCCCTTCGCCCTGGTGTGGTCGCTGCCGCTGTTTTTCAATTCCCGCATGAACCTCATTCCATTGGCTTTCCCCGGTTCCCCATTCCCCTTTATCTATAGCAAAGGGACGGATACAGGTGTTCATCTGGCGGGGATAGTGGCCTTCATGCTGTTACAACTGGACCAGGTGCATCAGCCCCGCGCCCGCTGGTTGATCTGGTTCAACTGGATTATGTGGGCGCTCAGTACTGTTTTTCACGGGTCCGCTGGCCGGGCGTTGCTCTTATGCAACGGCGTTAGCGCGGGCGTGGTCTTCTTGCTGCGGCCACTCCAAAGCCGTTGGGATCGCCCTGTGCTGTTGGGTATCCTGGTGATCTGCATTATGCTGATGACCGATACGTATACCGCTAAAATTGAGCTTGGCAACGACCGCGATATCTCTGCAGAGCAGTTGGTCGCAAATGTGATTAGCATCTTCTCTGAAGGCGATGATTCCCAGGGCAGCCTGGAAGGCACCAAACAGTGGCGGCTGGATTGGTGGGACAAAATTATGGATTACACCTTCAACGGCCCCTACTTCTGGACTGGGAAAGGTTACGGCGTCAACCTTGCAAACTCGGATGGCTTCCAGGTGCTGGAAGATGAATCGCTGCGCAGCCCTCACAACGGCCATATGACATTTTTAGCGCGTGGCGGTGTGCCTGGGTTTGCTTTATGGGTCGCCTTGCTGGTGGTCGTTCATCTCCGTTTGCTGCGTTACGCGCTGGTAAAGTGGACCTCGGAGCCAATCAAAGCGCGGTATGCTGTATGGTTCCTGGCTTATTTGCTGGCACATGCCCTTGTGACGAGTTTCGATGTCTTTTTAGAAGGGCCGATGGCTGGTATCTGGTTCTGGTCGTTAGTGGGGATGTCTGTCGCTTACTTCACCAACGAAGACACAAAGCACGATCCTGTCGCGTTGCGAAAGAAAGCCTAAAGAAAGCCTGACGAAGCATGGCCCAAGAAGACCTTTTTATTCGACTGGTTGCGATGCCGTCTCAAACACAGTAGGCAGATTATCATGCGGATAGCGATATTCGACTATCAGATGCCGCCGAATAATGCCATTAGCCAGTGTATTCAACGTTTGATCCTCGCACAATGCGAAGAACACGAATTCACGGTCTTTGCCATCGCCTACGACAACCCACGCCCTGACCGCATTCAATTCGTGCGTGTCCCTGCGATACAATGGCCTCTGTTCGTGCTCTTCCTCACGTATCACATCATGGCTTGCCTGGTTTACGGTTGGTATCGGCTGCGGACGGGGCACAAGTTCGATGTGATTCAGAGTGTGGAGAGCAACACGCTCATGGGCACGCTGATCTATTCTCAATTTTGCCACCGTGCTTATCTGGACCATCATTGGGCTGCGACCCGCCCCACAGGCTTACGGCGCTGGGCGCGCTGGCTGGATCATCAACTGCATGCCCTGATAGAGCCTTTCGCCTATAACAAAGCGAAGTGGATTGTCGTCCCATCGCATGGGCTGGCAAAAGAACTGCAAGAAACGTATCCGCAAACAGCCGACAAAGTCCGTATCATCACCAACCCCATTTCTATGGCGGATATGCTGTCTCGTGACGGATACGATCAGGTGGCGCAGCGTCGTAAGTGGGGCTTTGAGGCTGATGACCTGGTGATGGTCTTTGCCGCATTGGGCCATTTTGAACGTAAGGGCCTCCCGTTGTTATTACAGGCGATGCAGCAGGTTAAGCAGCAGGCCAAGCAGCAACAGACAATTCCATCATCAGCGCTTAAGCTTATTGTCGTCGGTGGCAGCGAAAAGACGCTAATCGCATATCAGCAGATGAGTGAGACGCTCGGCCTGATGGACGATGTGGTTTTTGTAGGGATGCAGCCTGATATTCGCCCTTTTTTGTGGATGGGAGATCTATTTGTATTCCCGTCTTTGTACGAGACGTTCTCAATGGTTTGCTACGAAGCAGCGGCAGCAGGGCTACCCTTGCTTGTGAGTTCGCTCTATGGCGTGGAAGACATGCTCAAGAATGGCTATAATGGGTGGAACATAGCGCGTACGGTCGACGCATATGCTGAAAAAATCGCATACAGCCTCACACATCGGCAGGAACTCCGCCAGATGGGGCAGCGCGCGATTGCTTCCGCTCAGAGTGCGGATGTCCATCATTTTATAGAAGGATGGCGTCATCAATACCAGTCGATTGCTCAGGACCTCTCCCGAACTCATTGATCCTCGTCCTGTGCATCGTATGCCAGAGCAACCACAACTGAATCGACCTGTCCAGCTTGCATCGCTTGCACCCCATGAGCAACGAATCTACGATCCTTTCAAAGTTGAAAGGGGAAAAATCACCCTGAAAGGCTGAGTTTAGGCGGGCTTATCTATAGTTCATTATGCCTTGTCCTATGATGCACATTTGTGATCCACAGTTATGATGCGCATTTGAAAATGCCCATTCAGGTAAGCAATACTCAGATAGGGGTAGCGGCTCTGTTCAGAGGAGAGTCATCATGTGAATCGGACGATCGCATTCACAGCCCCATGGTGTGATATATGAAAGCCATCCTATGCGTTTATCCTGTCTAGACGCTTTACAGACCAATACTGCAACGCAAATTCAGTGATAGGGGGAAATGACCGATGACGTTAAGTAGCAAGCAGCGGCGGCTCAAGATTTTAATCTCGGCCTATGCCTGTCGTCCAAATCGTGGTTCAGAGCCAGGTACAGGCTGGCATACCGTGGTTGAATTGAGCAAGCATCACGATTTATGGGTGATTGCCTGTGTTGAAGATCAGCCTGATATTGAAAAATACATCGCAGAGCACCCTATGCCCAGCGTGACGTGGATCTTCTATGATTTCACAGGGCTCTTGATGAGCCGGCGCTCCAATGAAATCATTCGCCGTGTACATTATGGGCTGTGGCAGCACCTGGCTTACGGCACGGCTAAAAAGCTGACGGAAGAAGTCCCCTTTGATGTATCCCTGCACATCACCCTGG
The Phototrophicus methaneseepsis DNA segment above includes these coding regions:
- a CDS encoding glycosyltransferase family 4 protein, which translates into the protein MNILIAHNYYQNPGGEDYVFRAEAAMLESHGHNVIRYSVHNDDVANMSRLSLAQAAIWNRRTYRELRHIFRTHHTEVAHFHNTLALISPAAYYAAQAENVAVVQTLHNYRLYCLPGTFYRDGHVCEDCFMRFPVSGIQHSCYRNSKAQSMVVAGMLGVHRTLRTYHKQVNRYIVLTEYARRKFSEGGIDPSRISIKPNFLDEDPGIGQDGGDYMLYVGRLVEEKGVLTMLEAWRQLPDIPLMVLGDGPLMQEMQDYIAEHNMTHVMMMGQRRRNETLTMMKQSLGLVFPSQWNEPFGLSIVEAYACGKPVIASELGAPTSLVIKGETGEYFKPGDADDLATQARSMWESKQSTIAMGHNARQKFTELYTADRNYKTLIEIYQQALDDAHQQVNASSQTTS
- a CDS encoding O-antigen ligase family protein — protein: MAELFKSIQDINERHFHLLHGIRMAILTMILSLVGAIATAKLGLLAVPVAGALLVTVMILFVGYKLWWNLVIFILFGYMFFSRGFASIGFNPLFIGEITLALGVLTLLLLPFSNRIRIVSWRRLYQPEVILIILIIGWNLFRTLPYISAYKFDALRDAVLYGYAIYAVLIVLLVRKEDIDGFIRWFGLLIPFALVWSLPLFFNSRMNLIPLAFPGSPFPFIYSKGTDTGVHLAGIVAFMLLQLDQVHQPRARWLIWFNWIMWALSTVFHGSAGRALLLCNGVSAGVVFLLRPLQSRWDRPVLLGILVICIMLMTDTYTAKIELGNDRDISAEQLVANVISIFSEGDDSQGSLEGTKQWRLDWWDKIMDYTFNGPYFWTGKGYGVNLANSDGFQVLEDESLRSPHNGHMTFLARGGVPGFALWVALLVVVHLRLLRYALVKWTSEPIKARYAVWFLAYLLAHALVTSFDVFLEGPMAGIWFWSLVGMSVAYFTNEDTKHDPVALRKKA
- a CDS encoding glycosyltransferase family 4 protein, which codes for MRIAIFDYQMPPNNAISQCIQRLILAQCEEHEFTVFAIAYDNPRPDRIQFVRVPAIQWPLFVLFLTYHIMACLVYGWYRLRTGHKFDVIQSVESNTLMGTLIYSQFCHRAYLDHHWAATRPTGLRRWARWLDHQLHALIEPFAYNKAKWIVVPSHGLAKELQETYPQTADKVRIITNPISMADMLSRDGYDQVAQRRKWGFEADDLVMVFAALGHFERKGLPLLLQAMQQVKQQAKQQQTIPSSALKLIVVGGSEKTLIAYQQMSETLGLMDDVVFVGMQPDIRPFLWMGDLFVFPSLYETFSMVCYEAAAAGLPLLVSSLYGVEDMLKNGYNGWNIARTVDAYAEKIAYSLTHRQELRQMGQRAIASAQSADVHHFIEGWRHQYQSIAQDLSRTH